The following proteins are co-located in the Halarcobacter sp. genome:
- the exbB gene encoding TonB-system energizer ExbB, whose amino-acid sequence MSKLADYGVIGFLGFLSFLTIMFWIERIWFYKTIKLENYDSKEELEIALTNNLGIISTTASNAPYIGLLGTVFGIIITFYIMGESGDIDVKNIMTSLALALKATAMGLIVAIPAIVFNNHLVRKVEVLLAKWDINQKAKCEN is encoded by the coding sequence ATAAGTAAATTAGCAGATTATGGTGTGATTGGATTTTTAGGATTTTTAAGTTTTTTAACAATTATGTTTTGGATTGAAAGAATTTGGTTTTATAAAACAATTAAACTTGAAAATTATGATTCAAAAGAGGAGCTTGAGATTGCTTTAACAAATAATCTTGGAATAATCTCTACAACTGCATCAAATGCTCCTTATATAGGTTTATTAGGAACTGTATTTGGGATAATTATTACATTTTATATAATGGGAGAAAGTGGAGATATAGATGTAAAAAATATTATGACTTCACTTGCCTTAGCTCTTAAAGCAACAGCAATGGGACTAATTGTAGCAATTCCAGCAATTGTATTTAATAACCACTTAGTAAGAAAAGTAGAAGTACTTCTTGCTAAATGGGATATAAATCAAAAGGCAAAATGTGAAAATTAA
- a CDS encoding response regulator, which yields MENNQTSPNILVVEDQTIVALDIKKTLESLNFKVTAIASDYNTALNSVRINKPDLILMDINLGSGKDGIETIEKIHTIEKIPVIYITAFSDEITIERAIKTEPICYIIKPFKREELKSNIQLGLYKIKKETKENVSPKEIHIGLDYYYNFQENNLYFKNFPISLSKKENLLLRILIEAENKIVPFKEIEERIWPNTEVSTSTLRTLIYRLRSKLEHKIIETIQKVGCRLSKEF from the coding sequence ATGGAAAATAATCAAACTAGTCCTAATATACTTGTAGTAGAAGACCAAACAATTGTGGCTTTAGATATAAAAAAAACTCTAGAAAGTTTAAACTTTAAAGTTACTGCTATAGCTTCAGATTACAATACAGCTTTAAATAGTGTAAGAATAAATAAACCCGATTTAATTCTTATGGATATCAATTTAGGAAGTGGAAAAGATGGTATTGAAACAATTGAAAAAATACATACAATTGAAAAAATTCCCGTTATATATATAACTGCATTTTCAGATGAAATTACCATAGAAAGGGCAATTAAAACAGAACCCATTTGTTATATTATTAAACCTTTTAAAAGAGAAGAATTGAAATCAAATATTCAACTTGGATTATATAAGATAAAAAAAGAAACAAAAGAGAATGTTAGTCCTAAAGAGATACACATAGGTCTAGATTATTACTATAATTTTCAAGAGAACAATTTATATTTTAAAAACTTTCCTATATCTTTAAGCAAAAAAGAAAATCTTCTTCTTCGAATACTAATAGAAGCAGAAAATAAAATTGTACCATTTAAAGAGATTGAAGAAAGAATATGGCCAAATACAGAAGTCTCAACAAGTACTTTAAGAACTCTAATTTATAGATTAAGAAGTAAACTTGAACATAAAATCATTGAAACTATACAAAAAGTTGGTTGCAGATTAAGTAAAGAATTTTAG
- a CDS encoding Spx/MgsR family RNA polymerase-binding regulatory protein: MKMYGIKSCASVKKAKAFFDNNNISYEFIDLAKTPVGKDKVEQWTTFTPATSMLNPRSKSYRDLGLKDKKPTEKKALSLIEKDNGILKRPVIEHGLNGEYKFTIGFNEEEYNSTFLN, from the coding sequence ATGAAAATGTATGGAATAAAAAGTTGTGCAAGTGTTAAAAAAGCAAAAGCTTTTTTTGATAATAATAATATCTCATATGAGTTTATAGACTTAGCTAAAACTCCTGTAGGGAAAGACAAAGTTGAACAATGGACAACTTTTACACCAGCTACTTCTATGCTAAATCCTAGAAGTAAATCATACAGAGACTTAGGTTTAAAAGATAAAAAACCTACAGAAAAAAAAGCATTATCTTTAATAGAAAAAGATAATGGAATTTTAAAAAGACCTGTAATTGAACATGGATTGAATGGTGAATACAAATTTACAATAGGTTTCAATGAAGAGGAATATAATTCTACATTCTTAAATTAA
- a CDS encoding biopolymer transporter ExbD translates to MKIKKFDSINVIPFIDIMLVLLVIILTTASFVAKGMIPVDLPEASSAKTIENKKSITITVKENGEILFEKNHIDRSDFEKRLITYEKKTPIQINCDKNVKFENFIFLLDILKNNNYENIGIITKKEKLN, encoded by the coding sequence GTGAAAATTAAAAAGTTTGATTCAATAAATGTAATTCCATTTATTGATATTATGCTAGTTCTTTTAGTTATTATATTAACTACTGCTTCATTTGTAGCTAAAGGGATGATTCCTGTAGATTTGCCAGAAGCATCAAGTGCAAAAACTATTGAAAATAAAAAAAGTATCACTATTACTGTAAAAGAAAATGGTGAAATACTATTTGAAAAAAATCATATAGATAGATCTGATTTTGAAAAAAGACTTATAACATATGAGAAAAAAACACCTATTCAAATAAACTGTGATAAAAACGTAAAATTTGAAAACTTTATTTTTTTATTAGATATATTAAAAAATAACAATTACGAAAATATAGGGATAATTACCAAAAAGGAAAAACTAAATTGA
- a CDS encoding ATP-binding protein: MNYSISAKKNAYFFIIIVAILNGLITFLMYNYFKNSLTESLYKKNLEIAKLEFIQTEKEIKNKIDHFKLILENVKISPHFIHYLNNNSNWEKKALLLHDFETFSKTNKNIFQFRFLDKNGIEELRVDKINNKVVVINKLQNKGNRYYFKKTKLLKNNQFYISDFDLNIENGKIEIPYKPTIRVSTPIYLNDTFKGILIINYNAKELIDYILEQRIFDVYYMDKNKNFLLHPNKEKSWSSQLKTNYQVKDEIKNIDNLINNELTDKNHIYYINKFSITDNDFFIIYSIKKQFYKNELIELKKSIISMFFIIFLITLPIVILGSYLQTFQMKILETLIDSLPFPIVLKDSKGNFILVNTSLSKLYGFSNKHSLLGKNSYKFKDKDLPYSNKKIDSEVLSKKNIKFEDSLILPNNKKLYFDTRLIKITFLGVLNKDFILGIAIDITELKELNKDLENKVLEEVSNRLLMEEKLSKKLKQAQVGNLIDNIILQWKYPLNLISLSVQSLEIDSETNNITADKLSKNLNTIKENTSYIYNTADDFKIFLSTEKGVELFNLDQIITTLERILKNRFVKGSIIIEKNIDKTINLKGHKSEFAQVILNILNNSLDEFDIANKKFKEKKILIDISHDTKFYNIKIKDTAGGIEPKFINKIFENNFTLKEKESSGMGLSISKNIIINEFKGKITAYNENLGTTIEINIPFN, translated from the coding sequence ATGAATTATTCAATTTCTGCAAAAAAGAACGCTTATTTTTTTATTATTATTGTAGCTATATTAAATGGGCTTATAACTTTTCTTATGTACAACTATTTTAAAAATTCTCTAACAGAATCACTTTATAAGAAAAATCTAGAAATTGCAAAATTGGAATTTATACAAACAGAAAAAGAGATAAAAAACAAGATTGACCACTTTAAACTTATTCTTGAAAATGTGAAGATAAGTCCCCATTTTATTCACTATTTAAATAACAACTCAAATTGGGAAAAAAAAGCTTTACTTTTACATGATTTTGAAACCTTTTCAAAAACAAATAAAAATATTTTCCAATTTAGATTTTTAGATAAAAATGGAATTGAGGAATTAAGAGTAGATAAAATCAATAATAAAGTCGTTGTAATAAATAAGCTGCAAAATAAAGGGAATAGATACTATTTTAAAAAAACAAAACTTTTAAAAAACAATCAATTTTATATTTCAGATTTTGATTTAAATATTGAAAATGGAAAAATTGAAATACCTTATAAACCAACAATTAGAGTATCAACTCCTATTTATTTAAATGATACATTCAAAGGTATTCTGATAATAAACTATAATGCTAAAGAGCTAATTGATTATATTTTAGAACAACGAATTTTTGATGTTTATTATATGGATAAAAATAAAAACTTTTTACTTCATCCAAATAAAGAAAAATCATGGAGTAGCCAACTAAAAACAAATTATCAAGTAAAAGATGAAATTAAAAATATTGATAATCTAATAAACAACGAACTTACAGATAAAAATCATATTTATTATATAAATAAATTTTCAATTACTGATAATGATTTTTTTATAATCTATTCAATAAAAAAACAATTTTATAAAAATGAATTAATAGAATTAAAAAAGAGTATTATTAGCATGTTTTTTATAATATTTTTAATTACACTACCTATTGTAATATTAGGTTCATATCTACAAACTTTTCAAATGAAAATATTAGAGACTTTAATTGATAGTTTACCTTTTCCTATAGTACTAAAAGATAGCAAAGGTAATTTTATTTTAGTAAATACATCTCTTTCAAAACTTTATGGCTTCTCTAATAAACATAGTTTATTAGGAAAAAATTCATACAAATTTAAAGATAAAGATCTTCCATATAGTAATAAAAAAATAGATTCAGAAGTGCTTTCAAAAAAGAATATTAAATTTGAAGATAGTTTAATCCTCCCTAACAATAAAAAATTGTATTTTGATACAAGATTAATTAAAATTACATTCTTAGGAGTTTTAAATAAAGATTTTATTTTAGGTATTGCTATTGATATAACAGAATTAAAAGAGTTAAACAAAGATTTAGAGAATAAAGTACTAGAAGAAGTATCAAATAGATTGTTAATGGAAGAAAAATTGTCAAAAAAGCTTAAACAAGCACAAGTTGGGAATTTAATTGACAATATTATTTTACAATGGAAATATCCTCTAAATCTTATTTCATTAAGCGTACAATCACTTGAAATAGATTCTGAGACAAATAATATTACAGCTGATAAATTATCAAAAAATCTTAATACAATTAAAGAAAACACTTCTTATATATATAATACAGCAGATGATTTTAAAATCTTTTTGTCTACCGAAAAAGGTGTTGAACTTTTTAATTTAGATCAAATTATAACTACTTTAGAAAGAATTTTAAAAAATCGATTTGTAAAAGGAAGCATTATAATAGAAAAGAATATTGATAAAACCATTAATTTAAAGGGACATAAAAGTGAATTTGCACAAGTTATTTTAAATATTCTAAACAATTCTTTAGATGAATTTGATATTGCAAATAAAAAATTTAAAGAAAAGAAAATCCTTATAGATATTTCACATGATACAAAATTTTATAATATAAAGATCAAAGATACAGCAGGTGGTATTGAACCTAAGTTTATAAATAAAATATTTGAAAATAATTTTACACTAAAAGAAAAAGAATCTTCAGGAATGGGTCTTAGCATCTCCAAAAATATTATAATAAATGAGTTTAAAGGTAAAATTACTGCTTACAATGAAAACCTAGGTACAACAATTGAGATCAATATTCCCTTTAATTAA
- a CDS encoding nitrous oxide reductase accessory protein NosL produces the protein MITNKNRDNNDIYNIPILKFFFKNKKVIRSVQILTLALFIYGIYFGFKEPESGNIFTRYLFWGLFWSLFMVVTLATFGRIFCGICPHGFLGKYLTKIGLNKEFPDFLKNRYIGISILIIGWWFVYYTFPGFWKSPGNTALMFTILTILAFLLFYLYKDMNYCKYICPIGTLTKAFHKISSTFLGTYKEDCKECKTFDCAKACSYNLKPFTFEKKNSMEDCTLCMDCSDACEGVNFKITKPSNTLFKKFKTDLTEVWTYILIVAAIPITMSFHHGLNRTNIADQFIWSKTANFFEKTFNITSIDTVGMFSFFYALFFSISIVYLGMFIASKFLNSDTKKTLSTLGYAFIPIFIIGGLAHLLHSFFTHTYADIVNGFLYGFGFEEIKVSNLASRQDNWLKIFNFFPYLAVIWGYLILAKRINFFEVSKSKKVLAFIFASSLITFYLVLNFYRAYVFSTHGVKRGGHNHNSHKTSKMFQSVDIKQAVLLQSGKNKQNGAVCGMNLPMFYKTNHSATVNGEVKQYCSIHCLTEDLKLKKLPLKDIKVVDTNTLKFIEATKALYVIGSNKKGTMSPISKYAFKKKYDAENFQKKYGGEIKNFEEAIKVSLKDFN, from the coding sequence ATGATAACTAATAAAAATAGAGATAATAATGATATCTATAATATTCCAATATTAAAATTCTTTTTTAAAAATAAAAAAGTAATAAGAAGTGTTCAAATATTAACTTTAGCACTTTTTATTTATGGGATATATTTTGGTTTTAAAGAACCAGAATCAGGAAATATATTTACAAGATATTTATTTTGGGGACTTTTTTGGTCATTGTTTATGGTTGTTACCCTTGCAACTTTTGGAAGAATTTTTTGTGGTATTTGTCCACATGGTTTTCTTGGTAAATATCTTACAAAAATTGGTTTAAATAAAGAGTTTCCAGATTTTTTAAAAAATAGGTATATTGGAATATCTATATTAATTATAGGATGGTGGTTTGTTTATTATACTTTCCCTGGTTTTTGGAAAAGCCCTGGAAATACTGCATTAATGTTTACTATTCTAACAATACTTGCATTTTTACTCTTTTATCTATACAAAGATATGAATTATTGTAAATATATATGTCCTATTGGAACTTTAACAAAAGCATTTCATAAAATATCATCTACTTTTCTTGGAACTTATAAAGAGGATTGCAAAGAGTGTAAAACTTTTGATTGTGCAAAAGCCTGTAGTTACAATCTAAAACCTTTTACTTTTGAAAAAAAGAATTCAATGGAGGATTGTACTTTATGTATGGATTGTAGTGATGCTTGTGAAGGAGTTAATTTTAAAATCACTAAACCATCAAATACATTATTCAAAAAATTTAAAACTGATTTAACTGAAGTATGGACATACATACTTATAGTTGCAGCAATTCCTATTACAATGTCATTTCACCATGGGTTAAATAGAACTAATATTGCAGACCAATTTATTTGGAGTAAAACAGCAAACTTTTTTGAAAAAACTTTTAATATAACTTCAATTGATACAGTAGGAATGTTTTCTTTTTTTTATGCCCTATTTTTTTCAATATCAATTGTTTATCTTGGTATGTTTATTGCTTCAAAATTTTTAAATAGTGATACTAAAAAAACACTTAGTACTTTAGGTTATGCTTTTATTCCCATATTTATTATAGGGGGATTAGCTCACTTATTGCATAGCTTTTTTACTCATACATATGCAGATATCGTAAATGGTTTTTTATATGGATTTGGATTTGAAGAGATTAAGGTTTCGAATCTAGCTTCAAGACAAGACAATTGGTTAAAAATATTCAACTTTTTTCCCTATTTAGCTGTTATATGGGGATATTTAATCTTAGCAAAAAGAATAAACTTTTTTGAAGTATCAAAAAGTAAAAAAGTTTTAGCATTTATATTTGCTTCTTCATTAATAACATTTTACTTAGTATTAAATTTTTATAGAGCTTATGTATTTAGTACGCATGGTGTAAAGCGTGGTGGGCACAATCACAATTCGCACAAAACTTCTAAAATGTTTCAATCAGTAGATATAAAGCAGGCTGTTTTACTTCAAAGTGGTAAAAATAAACAAAATGGAGCAGTTTGTGGAATGAATCTACCAATGTTTTATAAAACAAACCATAGTGCAACAGTTAATGGTGAAGTAAAACAATATTGTTCAATTCATTGTTTAACTGAAGATTTAAAATTAAAAAAATTACCTCTAAAAGATATAAAAGTTGTAGATACAAATACCTTAAAATTTATAGAAGCAACAAAAGCTTTATATGTCATTGGAAGTAATAAAAAAGGAACAATGTCACCTATTAGTAAATATGCATTTAAAAAGAAATATGATGCAGAAAATTTTCAAAAAAAATATGGAGGAGAGATTAAAAACTTTGAAGAAGCTATAAAAGTTTCATTAAAAGATTTTAACTAA
- a CDS encoding TonB family protein: MRYFGSFFITLILYAATITSLFYSFNNQSNITNKEEKKSLVKVSLIEAKVEQKKEIEQKKEKERIKSLKKEPKKIVKKIIKSVKKPKKKIVKKIIKSKTCIKNETKEVKKSPSKNVENIVSVAPKINISKIKNDYIAKVKKTINSNKFYPNSARRRGIEGSVKVEFTIQNNGKLTMVKIIQGKKIFFKAAKEAIINSFPIQGYKDNKIFPINLTLVLKYNLK; encoded by the coding sequence TTGAGATACTTTGGTTCTTTTTTTATAACGCTGATTTTATATGCAGCTACTATTACAAGTTTATTTTATAGTTTTAATAATCAATCAAACATTACCAATAAAGAAGAAAAAAAGTCTTTAGTTAAAGTATCACTTATTGAAGCAAAAGTAGAACAAAAAAAAGAAATTGAGCAAAAAAAAGAAAAAGAGAGAATCAAAAGCTTAAAAAAAGAACCTAAGAAAATAGTAAAAAAAATCATTAAATCAGTAAAAAAGCCAAAAAAGAAAATAGTAAAAAAAATCATTAAATCAAAAACTTGTATTAAAAATGAGACAAAAGAAGTTAAGAAATCACCTTCAAAAAATGTAGAAAACATAGTATCTGTAGCACCTAAAATAAATATATCTAAAATAAAAAATGATTATATAGCAAAAGTGAAAAAAACAATCAATAGTAATAAATTTTATCCAAATAGTGCAAGAAGACGTGGTATTGAGGGAAGTGTAAAGGTTGAATTCACTATCCAAAATAATGGAAAACTAACAATGGTAAAAATTATACAAGGAAAAAAGATTTTTTTTAAAGCAGCAAAAGAAGCTATCATAAATAGTTTCCCAATTCAAGGATATAAAGATAATAAAATATTTCCTATAAATCTTACTCTTGTACTAAAGTATAATTTAAAGTAG
- a CDS encoding alpha-amylase/4-alpha-glucanotransferase domain-containing protein translates to MQTNLLFGIHCHQPIDNFDKVVYEIIEKSYQPFFQILKDYPDFKCSVHFSGWLFEFIKKNRPELFSLIKSLSSQIEFFTGGYYEPILASIPSCDRVAQINKLSDFIIENFNQKPRGLWLTERIWDDSIIDDLKECDIDYVIVDDYHLIASGFKKDELNGYFLTENSNNQMALFPINKDLRYIIPFATIDNSIKKIKEFSNIEGKNAAIIFDDGEKFGVWPKTYEKVYEKQWLKNFFEKCIQDETINVTTFTDFYDKNKAISLSYLPTVSYHEMGEWATLPTNANDYLNLVHQHMDKEYLIRGGIWKNFFIKYNESNWIHKRALELSKTKEVSEQFKDYLYRIQCNDVLWHGVFGGIYLPNLRDNAYKYIIKCENILDNTGCKKCDINMDSYEEYKFYTPDLITIIDPKMGGQIIEFDLRKQCFNLQNTLTRYHETYHDKIEKVEEKDILEVEEIDSYEEIATIHNDSLLSTTEDIELFTDWYIKKSAIDHITDKSLNKESFKACNFNEYADFANQAFEVENVSQNSIKLKRNGGVYKEQKKNTQLTKSFIFNNKKVESIIEIKSEENSTMKYLLEYNFHFQDYEILTVNGHNINEALHLENSQVTILDQSMNKTISFYFDQCMDIYIYPVKSVSQSEAGVDYTIQGIALGFAKDFSSQLNLKYHIDIQ, encoded by the coding sequence ATGCAAACAAATCTTTTATTTGGTATTCATTGCCACCAACCTATAGACAATTTTGATAAAGTTGTTTATGAAATAATTGAAAAATCTTATCAACCTTTTTTCCAAATACTAAAAGACTATCCTGATTTTAAATGTTCAGTTCACTTTAGTGGCTGGTTATTTGAGTTTATTAAAAAAAATAGACCCGAACTTTTTTCGTTAATAAAAAGTTTGAGTTCACAAATTGAGTTTTTTACTGGGGGATATTATGAACCAATTTTAGCTTCTATTCCTAGTTGTGACAGAGTTGCACAAATAAATAAATTATCAGATTTTATAATAGAAAATTTCAATCAAAAACCAAGAGGACTTTGGTTAACTGAAAGAATTTGGGATGACTCTATTATTGATGATTTAAAGGAGTGTGATATTGATTATGTTATTGTTGATGATTATCACTTAATTGCATCAGGATTTAAAAAAGATGAATTAAATGGCTATTTCCTAACAGAAAACAGTAATAATCAAATGGCTCTTTTCCCTATAAATAAAGACCTAAGATATATTATCCCTTTTGCAACTATTGATAATAGTATTAAAAAAATAAAAGAGTTTTCAAATATAGAGGGTAAAAATGCTGCAATTATCTTTGATGATGGAGAAAAATTTGGAGTGTGGCCAAAAACATATGAAAAAGTTTATGAGAAACAATGGCTTAAAAACTTTTTTGAAAAATGTATTCAAGATGAAACAATAAATGTCACTACATTTACAGATTTTTATGATAAAAATAAAGCAATATCATTATCATATTTACCAACAGTATCTTACCATGAAATGGGAGAATGGGCAACACTTCCAACAAATGCAAATGATTATTTAAATTTAGTTCATCAACATATGGATAAAGAATATCTAATTCGTGGTGGAATTTGGAAAAACTTTTTTATTAAATACAATGAAAGTAATTGGATACATAAACGAGCATTAGAACTTTCTAAAACAAAAGAGGTATCTGAACAATTTAAAGATTATCTATATAGAATCCAGTGTAATGATGTTTTATGGCATGGAGTTTTTGGAGGTATTTATCTTCCTAATTTAAGAGATAATGCTTATAAATATATTATTAAATGTGAAAATATTCTAGATAATACTGGCTGTAAAAAATGTGATATAAATATGGACTCTTATGAGGAATACAAATTTTACACTCCTGATTTAATCACAATAATTGATCCGAAAATGGGTGGACAGATTATTGAATTTGATTTAAGAAAACAATGTTTCAATTTACAAAACACACTTACTAGATACCATGAAACCTATCATGACAAAATTGAAAAAGTTGAAGAAAAAGATATACTAGAAGTTGAAGAGATCGATAGTTATGAGGAGATTGCTACAATACACAATGATTCATTATTGTCTACAACTGAAGATATTGAACTATTTACAGATTGGTATATAAAAAAATCAGCAATTGATCATATAACAGATAAAAGTTTAAATAAAGAGAGTTTTAAAGCTTGTAACTTTAATGAATATGCAGATTTCGCAAATCAAGCTTTTGAAGTAGAAAACGTTAGTCAAAATAGTATTAAACTTAAAAGAAATGGAGGGGTATACAAAGAACAAAAAAAGAATACGCAGTTAACAAAAAGCTTTATATTTAATAACAAAAAAGTAGAATCAATTATAGAAATAAAAAGTGAAGAAAACTCTACTATGAAATATTTATTGGAGTATAACTTTCATTTTCAAGACTATGAAATTCTAACAGTAAATGGACACAATATAAATGAAGCTTTACATCTTGAAAATTCGCAAGTTACAATTTTAGATCAGTCAATGAACAAAACAATATCTTTTTATTTTGACCAATGTATGGATATTTATATATATCCTGTAAAAAGTGTTAGTCAAAGTGAAGCAGGCGTTGATTATACAATCCAAGGTATTGCTTTAGGTTTTGCTAAAGATTTTAGCTCTCAACTTAATTTAAAATATCATATTGATATTCAATAA
- a CDS encoding TonB-dependent receptor: MKKTVILSMALSTLLFASEDLGVISVDSTTIDDKFEAKKSEVSSVTIIDEKKVEQINPQNIVEVLNSTPGITAMQTEGDIVKLHIRGVDNQVYMGERPGIAVVIDGVPVQETTGKINIDLDNIETIKIIKGGASYLYGNDALSGAVVITTKRPKGKDFSKLEAQLGSFGYEKVLISTNKSFESSALQIQSSYKNTDGYWDRAFKKDKTFSTKYNYYLDDTSDVVFGFSYNKIDSGDGSGVHGTSASILDPKSVREITYSSDYDTTLVKSFITYSKDFENNSNLMLNTYRYTDDKSYQSAYEDINGDGFNEAHDYSNDEKWSQNGIKGEYRYSSNNYAVMLGLDIQRNNETTKRTPLPWGTTSYGRLSPSSSNLDEEINAFYTEFKYELTKKLTSTFNFRYDDINYNLENLLNPLQNIAPSFDESSYRAGLNYEINPNTNLYTSISTGFRAPTAGQISSNSNNGYKTDIDSEEILNYELGLRGKTDYFNYEASIYQLDRKDYIGMRAGNYIRSSDEDNYYDNVGDMRSRGFELALNSSPLDNLSVNLAYTYLNAQFTRNNYKQLVSDAVYAYPMGVRTLISPAVFQTLDLTGYQVPRTPKHTLNLTLNYTPIDKLTISPELIAKSSYFADETNNFEQGGYALVNLRTSYKVNEDLEIFARIDNLFDREYKQFVHLTASRVDNTMEDSTIIVGPSRSFYAGLRYKF, translated from the coding sequence ATGAAAAAAACAGTAATCTTATCTATGGCTCTATCAACACTTTTATTTGCATCAGAGGATTTGGGTGTTATTAGTGTTGATTCAACAACAATTGATGACAAGTTTGAAGCAAAAAAAAGTGAAGTCTCATCAGTTACTATAATTGATGAAAAAAAAGTTGAGCAAATTAACCCTCAGAATATAGTTGAAGTTTTAAACTCAACTCCTGGTATCACTGCAATGCAAACAGAAGGTGATATTGTAAAATTACATATTAGAGGTGTTGATAATCAAGTTTACATGGGGGAAAGACCTGGTATTGCCGTTGTTATTGATGGGGTTCCAGTTCAAGAGACTACTGGAAAAATAAATATTGACTTAGATAATATTGAAACAATAAAAATAATAAAAGGTGGAGCATCTTACCTTTATGGAAATGATGCTTTATCTGGAGCTGTAGTAATTACGACCAAAAGACCAAAAGGGAAAGATTTTAGTAAATTAGAAGCTCAACTTGGAAGTTTTGGTTATGAAAAAGTATTAATTTCAACAAACAAAAGTTTTGAGAGTTCTGCTTTACAAATCCAAAGTAGCTATAAAAATACTGATGGTTATTGGGATAGAGCTTTTAAAAAAGATAAAACTTTTAGTACAAAATATAACTACTATTTAGATGATACAAGTGATGTGGTATTTGGTTTTAGTTACAATAAAATTGATAGTGGTGATGGAAGTGGTGTTCATGGAACAAGTGCATCAATACTAGACCCAAAAAGTGTTAGGGAGATTACTTACTCTTCTGACTATGATACTACACTTGTAAAAAGTTTTATTACTTACTCAAAAGATTTTGAAAACAACTCAAATTTAATGTTAAATACATATAGATATACTGATGATAAATCATATCAATCAGCATATGAAGATATAAATGGTGATGGATTTAATGAAGCCCATGATTATTCTAATGATGAGAAATGGTCACAAAATGGGATAAAAGGGGAATATAGATATTCTTCAAATAATTATGCAGTGATGTTAGGTCTTGATATACAAAGAAATAATGAAACAACAAAAAGAACACCTCTTCCGTGGGGAACAACTTCATACGGTAGACTAAGTCCTAGCTCTTCAAATCTAGATGAAGAGATAAATGCTTTTTATACTGAATTTAAATATGAACTAACAAAAAAACTTACTTCAACTTTTAACTTTAGATATGATGACATAAATTATAATTTAGAAAATCTATTAAATCCGTTACAAAATATAGCTCCATCTTTTGATGAAAGCTCTTATAGAGCAGGATTAAACTATGAAATCAATCCAAATACAAATTTATATACAAGTATCTCAACAGGTTTTAGAGCACCAACTGCTGGACAAATAAGTAGTAATAGCAATAATGGATATAAAACAGATATAGACTCAGAAGAGATTTTAAATTATGAACTTGGATTAAGAGGGAAAACTGATTACTTTAATTATGAAGCATCAATCTACCAATTAGATAGAAAAGATTATATTGGTATGAGAGCAGGAAATTATATAAGAAGTTCCGATGAAGACAATTATTATGATAATGTAGGAGATATGAGAAGTAGAGGTTTTGAATTAGCTTTAAATAGTTCTCCACTAGATAATCTGTCAGTAAATCTTGCATATACATATTTAAATGCCCAATTTACTAGAAATAATTACAAACAATTAGTTTCAGATGCTGTCTATGCATATCCTATGGGCGTAAGAACTTTAATTAGTCCTGCAGTATTTCAAACACTAGACTTAACAGGCTATCAAGTTCCAAGAACTCCAAAACATACTCTTAATTTAACACTGAATTATACCCCAATAGATAAGTTAACAATCTCTCCTGAATTAATTGCAAAAAGTAGTTACTTTGCTGATGAAACTAATAATTTTGAACAAGGTGGATACGCTTTAGTAAACTTAAGAACCTCATACAAAGTTAATGAAGATTTAGAAATTTTTGCAAGAATTGATAATCTATTTGATAGAGAATATAAACAATTTGTACATCTAACTGCTAGTAGAGTTGATAATACAATGGAAGATTCAACTATTATTGTTGGTCCATCTAGATCATTTTATGCTGGTTTAAGATATAAATTTTAG